In Lepidochelys kempii isolate rLepKem1 chromosome 8, rLepKem1.hap2, whole genome shotgun sequence, a single genomic region encodes these proteins:
- the PDE4DIP gene encoding myomegalin isoform X14, with product MREICRICARELCGNQRRWIFHTAAKLNLQVLLSHVLGKELCRDGKAEFACSKCAFMLDRIYRFDTVIARIEALSIERLQKLLVEKDRLKFCIASMYKRNNENSGIDDKVVGDVTVDISGLPDIRYTALLQEDFAYSGFECWTEHDEHILEPHSCHTSESVGNRPRRCHGCAVLRVADADYEAICRVPRKVARSISCGPSTRWPASVCNEESSVCEPITADSGNNKVPVEEESMEEGTPGSSFESLDATVEVSPPRQKDEEADKGVKGSEKCDDSSDARTTPNSSLYGNRLELALSLIKAFDYKPVQSPRGSRLPILVKSILPCSKPSRDLVDGSALPGSVNAGSGFLSAATKPFPLELSDLQELWDDLCEDYLPLRVQNLPEDHQQLTQCDSVASGHVSESHAAELQDKIQQYNSTNKLLQEKLNEMNFELKSVQEASQRQDRTIQSLNEALKSKESETEELYHVIEGQNETMAKLRDMLHRSQLGHLQTSEGLSPSQQQHMALLDLQNTLFCTQLEIQQLKRGQRQKEHQLAEARRATQLLEAAVQEEQQLKEVSWKHNQELRGVVQQVQAELQHKAQQLRTLEGERCCEIRAEEQRVQRLSQRLAHKEQLLQESRELLQCWQSLEKNPVVTDAMLEKLQQRVKDRDAALERAIDQKFFAVEEREQELRQLHLSEREREHDLERLRSVLSSNEATIHSMESLLKAKTLELEQVSATCQNLQWLKEEVEAKSSSWQKEQEGIIQQLQTSLHDRNKEVEELTATLLCKLGPGQGEIVEELCLRLQRKERMLQDLLSDRYRQAGEHETELRELLQAVSAREQQSRVAAKKMVQALTEKSGEVQFLRQRLVEKELGKNLAADSRILLQKDKQPFQELLPGGCGNATTTGISKGEDSKFRMEKGLLETAAELEKELVNAREELELMARKERESRLELSSLQSVVTAQEEELQVQASDIESLTRKIQSKEDLIKDLQMQLVDPEEIPAVERLTQEVLVLREKVVTAESRGQEATGNRRQQLLLMLEGLVAERSRLNEALQAERQLYSSLVKFHTHPNSPERGQTLQAELERAQALRGRLEEALGRSMEHLRRLETLGAFGGSKGNPSDN from the exons ATGAGGGAGATCTGCCGGATTTGCGCCCGGGAGCTCTGTGGCAACCAGAGACGCTGGATATTCCACACGGCTGCCAAGCTCAACTTGCAGGTGCTTCTCTCCCATGTCCTGGGCAAGGAGCTCTGCCGAGATGGCAAAGCTGAATTTGCCTGCAGCAAATGTGCGTTCATGCTGGACCGCATCTACAGGTTTGACACGGTCATCGCTCGCATCGAAGCCCTCTCCATCGAGCGTTTACAGAAGCTGCTGGTGGAGAAGGATCGTCTCAAGTTTTGCATTGCCAGCATGTACAAGAGGAATAATGAAAACTCTGGTATTGATGACAAAGTTGTTGGGGATGTGACTGTGGACATTTCTGGCCTGCCTGATATCAGATACACGGCCCTTCTTCAGGAGGACTTTGCCTATTCTGGATTTGAATGCTGGACAGAGCATGACGAACATATCCTAGAACCGCATAGCTGTCACACTTCGGAGAGTGTGGGTAACCGCCCAAGGCGATGCCATGGCTGTGCTGTGTTACGTGTTGCAGATGCTGACTATGAAGCGATTTGCAGAGTCCCACGAAAGGTGGCCAGGAGTATCTCTTGTGGGCCTTCCACCAGGTGGCCAGCTAGCGTATGCAATGAGGAATCCTCTGTTTGTGAACCTATAACTGCTGACTCAGGAAATAACAAGGTGCCTGTGGAAGAAGAAAGCATGGAGGAggggactcctgggtcctctttTGAATCTTTGGACGCAACGGTGGAGGTCAGCCCTCCACGACAGAAGGATGAGGAAGCAGACAAAGGTGTAAAAGGGAGCGAGAAGTGTGATGATTCCTCAGATGCCCGTACTACTCCAAACTCGTCATTGTATGGGAATAGGTTGGAGCTAGCCCTTAGCCTGATCAAAGCTTTTGACTACAAGCCTGTTCAGAGTCCCAGAGGGAGCAGGTTACCTATTCTAGTGAAATCCATCCTGCCATGTTCCAAGCCTAGCCGTGACCTGGTGGATGGAAGTGCTCTTCCTGGCTCAGTGAATGCTGGTTCTGGTTTCCTCAGTGCAGCCACAAAACCCTTTCCCTTGGAGCTTTCTGACCTGCAGGAGCTGTGGGACGATCTCTGTGAAGATTATCTGCCGCTTCGGGTACAG AATCTGCCTGAGGACCATCAGCAGCTGACTCAGTGTGACTCTGTGGCGAGTGGGCATGTGTCTGAATCGCACGCTGCTGAGCTGCAGGACAAAATCCAGCAGTACAATTCCACCAACAAG TTGCTGCAGGAAAAGCTAAATGAGATGAATTTTGAATTAAAATCTGTCCAGGAAGCATCCCAGAGACAAGATCGTACAATCCAGAGTCTGAATGAGGCCCTGAAGAGCAAAGAAAGTGAG ACAGAGGAGCTGTATCATGTGATTGAAGGGCAGAATGAGACCATGGCCAAACTACGAGACATGTTACATAGAAGCCAGCTTGGACATTTGCAG ACCTCGGAGGGGCTATCCccttcccagcagcagcacatGGCACTGCTAGATCTGCAGAACACACTCTTCTGCACCCAGCTGGAGATACAGCAGCTGAAGAGGGGTCAGCGGCAGAAAGAACACCAACTGGCTGAAGCCAGGAGAGCTACCCAGCTTCTTGAGGCTGCTGTGCAGGAGGAACAGCAGCTGAAAGAGGTGTCATGGAAACACAATCAG GAGCTGCGCGGTGTTGTGCAGCAGGTacaagcagagctgcagcacaAGGCTCAGCAGCTGCGGACCCTGGAGGGGGAGAGGTGCTGTGAGATCCGGGCCGAGGAGCAGCGTGTTCAGCGTTTGAGCCAGAGGCTGGCTCACAAAGAACAGCTTCTGCAG GAATCCCGGGAACTTCTGCAGTGTTGGCAGAGCTTGGAGAAGAACCCTGTGGTGACTGACGCTATGCTGGAGAAGTTGCAGCAGCGAGTCAAAGACCGAGATGCTGCTCTGGAG CGAGCAATAGATCAAAAATTTTTTgctgtggaagagagagagcaagagctgAGACAGCTCCATCTCTCCGAGAGAGAGCGGGAGCACGACTTGGAGAGACTGCGCAGCGTCCTGTCCAGCAATGAGGCCACCATTCAT AGCATGGAGAGCCTGCTGAAAGCCAAGACGCTGGAACTAGAGCAGGTGTCGGCAACCTGCCAGAACCTCCAGTGGCTGAAAGAGGAAGTCGAGGCGAAATCCAGCAGCTGGCagaaggagcaggaggggatAATACAGCAGCTGCAGACCTCTCTGCATGACAGGAACAAGGAAGTGGAA GAGCTCACAGCAACCTTGCTCTGCAagctgggcccagggcagggtgAGATTGTGGAGGAGCTGTGCTTGCGTCTCCAGCGTAAGGAGAGGATGCTGCAGGATCTCCTGAGTGACCGATACAGACAGGCTGGAGAGCATGAGACTGAACTTCGGGAGCTACTTCAAGCCGTGAGTGCCCGGGAGCAGCAAAGCCGA GTGGCTGCCAAGAAGATGGTGCAGGCTCTGACAGAAAAGAGTGGTGAAGTACAATTCCTGCGCCAGCGGCTGGTGGAGAAGGAGCTGGGGAAGAACCTAGCAGCTGATAGCAGGATCCTCCTCCAGAAAGACAAGCAGCCCTTTCAA GAATTACTGCCAGGAGGTTGTGGGAATGCTACCACTACCGGAATTTCCAAGGGAGAGGACAGCAAATTCAGGATGGAGAAAG GCCTGTTGGAGACGGCTGCCGAGCTGGAGAAGGAGCTTGTTAATGCCAGAGAGGAACTGGAGCTAATGGcaagaaaggaaagggaaagcCGG TTGGAGCTCTCTTCTCTTCAATCTGTGGTGACAGCACAGGAGGAGGAGCTGCAGGTGCAGGCCTCAGATATTGAGTCCCTGACCAGGAAGATCCAGAGCAAAGAGGACCTTATAAAG GACCTGCAGATGCAGCTGGTTGACCCTGAAGAAATCCCAGCTGTGGAGCGACTGACCCAAGAAGTCCTGGTGCTTCGGGAGAAAGTAGTCACAGCAGAGTCACGAGGACAGGAGGCTACAGGGAACAGAAGGCAACAG CTGTTGCTGATGCTGGAAGGGCTGGTGGCAGAGAGGAGTCGTTTGAATGAAGCTCTGCAAGCAGAAAGGCAGCTGTACAGCAGTCTGGTGAAGTTCCACACTCACCCAAACAG CCCTGAGAGAGGCCAGACTCTGCAGGCTGAGCTGGAGAGGGCCCAGGCACTCCGTGGACGACTGGAAGAGGCTCTTGGCAGAAGCATGGAGCATTTGCGCAGGCTGGAGACCCTAGGCGCCTTTGGAG GCAGTAAAGGAAACCCTTCTGATAATTAG